The Armatimonadota bacterium DNA segment GGGCACCGGCAGCCCGCGGCGCCGGGCTTTCCTGCTCGCCGCGAACCCGTCTCTGTTGGTGCTCGACATCAGGGGCAACGTGGACACACGGATCCGGAAGCTCGAGGCAGGCGAGGTGGATGCCATCGTGATCGCCGCGGCAGGCCTGGAGCGGCTCGGCCTGGCCCATCGCGCCGGGGAACGGCTAGACCCCATGGTGATGCTCCCCTCGGTCGGCCAGGGTGCGGTGGTGATCCAGTGCCGCTGTGGCCATGACTGGCTCAACGAGCGGCTCTCTGCGATGGATCATTCCCCGACCCGTGCTGCAGTGGAATCGGAGCGGGCCTTTCTGGCTGCCCTGGGTGGAGGATGCCAGCGCCCAATTGCAGCGCTGGCCACCACCGATGGCAAACGCCTCTGGCTCCAGGGTGCAGTGCTGGACCCTTCGGGGGAGCGCATCGTCAGGGACCAGATCGGGGGCGATACCTCGACCGCGGCCGCACTAGGCATGGGGCTGGCAGCCCGGCTCCTGGAGCAGGGAGCAGGCGAGCTCCTGGCGGAGGCGGTCCGGTGAGCGCCGAAGGGCTGCCCCTGGCCGGGCGGCGCATCCTGGTTACGCGACCGCGCCGCCAGAGCCGGCAGATGTGCGAGCGGCTGAGCCGGCTGGGAGCGCAGCCGGTGGCGGTTCCAACGATCACCATTGCCGGACCGCGTCCGGGCGGACCGCTCGACGCAGCCCTGCGGGCGATTGACCGATACGACTGGGTTGTGATCACGAGCGCGAACGGTGCTCGCGCGGTCCTCGCGCGTGCCCGGGCCCTGGGAGTCAACCTGGCCGGAGGAATCCGCCCGCGCTGGGCAGCGGTGGGACCGGCCACTGCCGCGGTCCTCCAGGAGGCCGGGGTTCGGGTCGCACTGATGCCGCCACGGTTCCTCACAGGGGCGATCATCGAGGCGCTGGACCACGTCTCCGGCCTGAGGATCCTGCTGCCCCGCACGGACGCGGCCGGCCCTGCGCTGGGTGAGGCGCTGATCGCGCGCGGCGCGACCGTTGACGAGGTAATGGCCTACAGAACGGTGCTGGCGCCGGAGAGATCCCGCTCTGAGGTGCGCCGGCTCATCGGATCGCGGGACGTGGACACGGTGCTCTTCACGAGCGCCTCGACCGTCCGCGGCCTGGTAAGGCTGCTGGGAGAGACGCGCGACGGCCTGCGGGCATTGGTGATAGGATGCATCGGACCGGTCACCGCGGCAGCGGTCGCGGATGAAGGGTTCGAGGCGACCGTCGTCGCCTCCGAGCACACCACGGAAGGGTTGATCGCCGCCCTGGTTGCACATGGCGGCGGCCGGCCCTCCGGGACCAGAGGAGACGGCAATGTCAGAGACCATGCCCCGCGCTGATCTGCGGGAGCGTCCTCGCCGGTTGCGGACCAGGGACGCGCTCCGCCGGCTCGTCCGGGAGGCCCGCCTTTATCCGGAGATGTTCGTTGCGCCGCTGTTCGTCCGCCCGGGCCGCGGCGTCAGGGAACCGATCTCCTCCCTGCCAGGCCAGATGCGGCTCTCTCCAGACGAGCTCGTCCGCGAGGTGGACGGCCTGGCAGATCTCGGCATCAGGGCCGTGCTCCTGTTCGGCGTCCCCGAAGCGAAGGATCCGGAGGGCAGCGGTGCCTACGCCGACGACGGTATCGTCCAGGAGACGGTGCGCCTGCTTCGCCGGGGGAGCCGCGAGCTCGTGATCATGACCGACGTCTGCCTGTGCGCCTACACCGATCACGGGCACTGCGGGATCGTCACCGGAGGGCAGGTGGACAACGATGCCACCCTCGGCCTGCTGGCCCGCACCGCGGCCTCGCACGCCGCGTCCGGCGCAGACGTGGTCGCGCCCAGCGCCATGATGGACGGCCAGGTCGCGGCCATACGGGAGGCGCTAGACGCGTCCGGCTTCAGCCAGGTAGGCGTGATGGCCTACGCCGCCAAGTATGCATCGGCGTTCTACGGTCCTTTCCGTGAAGCGGCAGGGTCATCCCCGCAGTTCGGCGACCGCCGGACCTATCAGATGGATCCGGCCAACGTGCGCGAGGCCCTGCGCGAGATCGCGCTGGACATCGAGCAAGGCGCCGACATCGTCATGGTGAAACCCGCCCACGCGTATCTGGACGTCATCCGCGCAGCCAGGGAAGCCGTGGACCTTCCGATCGCGGCCTACCACGTCAGTGGCGAGTACGCGATGCTCAAGGCGGCGGCGCAGCTCGGGTGGGTCGAGGAGCGCCGCGCGATGCTCGAGGTGCTGACCGCCATCCGACGCGCAGGGGCCGACATCCTCATCACCTATGCCGCGGCCGACGCCGCGCGCTGGCTGGCGGAGGGCACCGGGGGTTGAACGATTCGATGATCCTGTCGGCGATCGGGCTCAGCCACAAGACCGCGCCCATCGAGATCCGCGAGCGCATGGCCTTCGCCGAAGCAGATCTCCCAAGCGTCCTCGGCACGCTGCGCGGACGGGGGGGAATCCGCGAGTGCATGCTGCTTTCCACCTGCAACCGCACCGAGGTGTACCTGATCACGCCGGGCGCACCACGAATGACCGATGTGGCCGAACTGCTCGCGGATGCCCGCGGAGTCCCTCCTGAGGCGTTCGCTCCATCGCTATACCAGCACTGCGGGATGCCGGCTGCCCGGCACGTGATGCGGGTGGCATCCGGCCTGGACTCGATGGTGCTGGGCGAGCAGCAGATACTGGGACAGGTGAAGCGCGCCTTTGACCTGGCGCGTCTGAGTCGGAGTACCGGACCCGTGCTCAACCGGCTGATGGCGCTCTCCATCACCACCGGGCGCCGCGTGCGCCGCGAGACCGGCGTCTCGCGCAGCGCGCCCTCGGTTCCCCGGGCCGCGCTTTCGCTTGCCAAGCGCACGTTGGGCTCGCTGAACGGGCGGGCCGCGCTCGTGGTGGGAGCAGGAGAGGCCGCCGGACTGGTAGTGAAGCTCCTCGTGGCATCTGGAGCACGGGTAGTGGCCGTGGCCAACCGCACTGTGGAGTCGGCGCGTGGGCTGGCCGCGCTTGCCGGAGCCGAAGCAGTCCCCCTGGAGGCGATCGTAGCAGCAGGCCGAGGTGTTGACCTCATGGTAGTCTGCGTGGGAGCCAGTGCGCCGCTCGTGTCGCCGGCCATGGTCGGGGGTGACCGGGATAGACCCTTGCTGGTGCTTGACCTCGGCATTCCTCGCGGCGTGGATGCCACGGTGGCCGCTCTTCCGGGCGTCGCGCTCCACGTGCTTGACCAACTCCCGGTCGAACCCGCTTCCGGAGGGGCTCCTCCCGAGGAGCTGGCCCGGGCCGAGGAGATCGTCGAAGCGGCCCTGGCAGGATTCGAGGAATGGATGGCCTCTCGCATGGCGGCGCCGATGATCGCCGCGCTGCACGACCGGGCGGACCGGGTCGTGGAGGGCGAGCTTGCACGTGCGCGCGCGCGACTGCAGGGGCTGGACGAAACGCAATACGCGGCGGTCCGCGCGGTCGCTCGGGCCGTGGCGCGCAAGCTGCTCCAGGCGCCGATCGTACGCCTGCGTAGGTCGGCGGCCCGCCAGGATGCGCGCGCCCTGGAGCTGGCCTGTGAGCTGTTTGACCTGGCAGTGGACCCAGAAGGGTCCAGAGAGGCGTGAGGAACAGGATGGACGATTTCATGGCCGCGGGTCCGCGAGCCGCGGCCCTCTTCAAGGAGTCCGAGGGTCACTTCCCTGGAGGCGTGAACAGCCCGGTGCGGGCGTTCAGGGCGGTCGGTGGCGAACCGCTCGTGGTGAGCTCCGCGCGCGGCGCACGCCTGACCGACCTCGACGGCCGCGAGTTCCTGGACTACGTCGGCTCCTGGGGGGCGTTGATCCTGGGACACGCCGACCCGGACGTTGTTGCGGCCATCCAGCAGAGGGCCGCGGAGGGGACCAGCTACGGCATGCCCACTCCCGGCGAGGTCGAGCTGGCCCGTCTGGTCCGTGCCGCGGTGCCGACCATCGGAAGAATGCGCTTCGTCAGCTCCGGCACCGAGGCCTCGATGAGCGCGATCCGCGCAGCCCGCGGTTTCACCGGAAGGGACAAGATCGTCAAGTTCGCCGGCTGCTACCACGGCCACGCCGACCCCCTGCTCGCCCAGGCGGGTTCCGGGGTAGCCACCTTCGGGCTCCCCAGCAGCGCCGGCGTGCCCCAGGCCGCGGTCGCCGACACGCTCGTGGCCCGGTACAACGACCTGGACGCGGTGCGGGCCCTATTCTCCGCCAACCCAGGGGCGATCGCCGCGGTCATCGTCGAGCCCGTGGCAGCCAACATGGGCGTCGTGCCGCCGGTGGAAGGGTTCCTGGAGGGCCTGCGCGCCATCACCTCCCAGGAGGGCGCGCTGCTGATCTTCGATGAGGTCATCACCGGCTTCCGGCTCGGATTGGGAGGCGCGCAGGCGCGGTACCGCGTCGCCCCCGACCTGACCTGCCTGGGCAAGATCATCGGCGGGGGGCTGCCTGTCGGCGCCTACGGCGGGCGGTGGGAGGTCATGGAAACCGTCGCGCCGCTCGGCCCTGTGTATCAGGCAGGAACCCTCTCCGGCAGTCCCCTGGCGATGGCGGCCGGGGTCGCGACGCTCAGGCGTCTTGTGGACCCTGCGTTCTACGAAGGGCTCGACGCCCTGACCGCCCATCTTGCCCAGGGTCTTTCCGCGGCGGCGACCGAGGCC contains these protein-coding regions:
- the hemC gene encoding hydroxymethylbilane synthase gives rise to the protein MAGGPSGRPRRPDADPAVRLRIGTRGSALATAQTALVAAALEDRGLSCETVTVRTQGDQHPDRPAVSLGVGAFVREIEAALLAGRVDIAVHSAKDLPGEPTPGLTLAAFMPREDPRDALVTRDGIGLGALAPGSVVGTGSPRRRAFLLAANPSLLVLDIRGNVDTRIRKLEAGEVDAIVIAAAGLERLGLAHRAGERLDPMVMLPSVGQGAVVIQCRCGHDWLNERLSAMDHSPTRAAVESERAFLAALGGGCQRPIAALATTDGKRLWLQGAVLDPSGERIVRDQIGGDTSTAAALGMGLAARLLEQGAGELLAEAVR
- a CDS encoding uroporphyrinogen-III synthase — encoded protein: MSAEGLPLAGRRILVTRPRRQSRQMCERLSRLGAQPVAVPTITIAGPRPGGPLDAALRAIDRYDWVVITSANGARAVLARARALGVNLAGGIRPRWAAVGPATAAVLQEAGVRVALMPPRFLTGAIIEALDHVSGLRILLPRTDAAGPALGEALIARGATVDEVMAYRTVLAPERSRSEVRRLIGSRDVDTVLFTSASTVRGLVRLLGETRDGLRALVIGCIGPVTAAAVADEGFEATVVASEHTTEGLIAALVAHGGGRPSGTRGDGNVRDHAPR
- the hemB gene encoding porphobilinogen synthase, which translates into the protein MPRADLRERPRRLRTRDALRRLVREARLYPEMFVAPLFVRPGRGVREPISSLPGQMRLSPDELVREVDGLADLGIRAVLLFGVPEAKDPEGSGAYADDGIVQETVRLLRRGSRELVIMTDVCLCAYTDHGHCGIVTGGQVDNDATLGLLARTAASHAASGADVVAPSAMMDGQVAAIREALDASGFSQVGVMAYAAKYASAFYGPFREAAGSSPQFGDRRTYQMDPANVREALREIALDIEQGADIVMVKPAHAYLDVIRAAREAVDLPIAAYHVSGEYAMLKAAAQLGWVEERRAMLEVLTAIRRAGADILITYAAADAARWLAEGTGG
- a CDS encoding glutamyl-tRNA reductase is translated as MNDSMILSAIGLSHKTAPIEIRERMAFAEADLPSVLGTLRGRGGIRECMLLSTCNRTEVYLITPGAPRMTDVAELLADARGVPPEAFAPSLYQHCGMPAARHVMRVASGLDSMVLGEQQILGQVKRAFDLARLSRSTGPVLNRLMALSITTGRRVRRETGVSRSAPSVPRAALSLAKRTLGSLNGRAALVVGAGEAAGLVVKLLVASGARVVAVANRTVESARGLAALAGAEAVPLEAIVAAGRGVDLMVVCVGASAPLVSPAMVGGDRDRPLLVLDLGIPRGVDATVAALPGVALHVLDQLPVEPASGGAPPEELARAEEIVEAALAGFEEWMASRMAAPMIAALHDRADRVVEGELARARARLQGLDETQYAAVRAVARAVARKLLQAPIVRLRRSAARQDARALELACELFDLAVDPEGSREA
- the hemL gene encoding glutamate-1-semialdehyde-2,1-aminomutase; amino-acid sequence: MDDFMAAGPRAAALFKESEGHFPGGVNSPVRAFRAVGGEPLVVSSARGARLTDLDGREFLDYVGSWGALILGHADPDVVAAIQQRAAEGTSYGMPTPGEVELARLVRAAVPTIGRMRFVSSGTEASMSAIRAARGFTGRDKIVKFAGCYHGHADPLLAQAGSGVATFGLPSSAGVPQAAVADTLVARYNDLDAVRALFSANPGAIAAVIVEPVAANMGVVPPVEGFLEGLRAITSQEGALLIFDEVITGFRLGLGGAQARYRVAPDLTCLGKIIGGGLPVGAYGGRWEVMETVAPLGPVYQAGTLSGSPLAMAAGVATLRRLVDPAFYEGLDALTAHLAQGLSAAATEAGVLASVTRAGSMLTVFFTETPPRDYTAALTADASRFARFFRGMLSRGVLLPPSQFEAWFVSAAHTEPDIARTVAAARAAFAEAAA